One Solanum pennellii chromosome 9, SPENNV200 DNA segment encodes these proteins:
- the LOC107029933 gene encoding probable glutathione S-transferase, with protein sequence MVIVEYIDETFEGPSILPEDPYDRALACFWVKFLEDQIAAVGKSIFLKGEEQEREKKAACEMLKILENELKDKKFFVDDKFGLADIAANVLAIWLGVFEEASGVALVTSENFPTLYAWRNEYCIQNKEYLPSREELLVHFQPRFPPKAK encoded by the exons ATGGTAATTGTTGAATACATTGATGAAACATTTGAAGGCCCTTCCATCTTGCCTGAAGACCCTTATGATCGAGCTTTAGCTTGTTTTTGGGTTAAATTCCTTGAAGATCAG ATTGCGGCCGTGGGGAAAAGTATCTTTTTGAAAGGAGAGGaacaagagagagaaaaaaaggcAGCTTGTGAGATGTTGAAAATTCTTGAAAATGAGCTCAAGGACAAGAAGTTTTTTGTCGATGACAAATTTGGATTAGCTGATATTGCTGCAAATGTATTGGCAATTTGGCTTGGGGTTTTTGAAGAAGCCTCTGGAGTGGCTTTGGTTACAAGTGAAAATTTCCCAACTTTATATGCTTGGAGAAATGAATATTGCattcaaaataaggaatattTACCTTCTAGAGAAGAATTGCTTGTCCATTTCCAACCTCGTTTTCCACCTAAagcaaaataa
- the LOC107031330 gene encoding probable glutathione S-transferase — MADVKLLGLWYSPFSHRVEWALKIKGVEYEYIEDDLHNKSSLLLESNPIHKKVPVLIHNGKPLCESMVIVEYIDETFEGPSILPKDPYDRAIARFWAKFLDDKMPPVGKSFFLKGEEQERAKEEAYEILKILDDELKDKKLFVGDKFGFADIAANFMGIWVGVFEEASGLVLVTSEKFPNLCAWRDEYINCNENKKYLPPRNELLAHFQARFQAAPK; from the exons ATGGCAGATGTTAAGTTGCTTGGTCTATGGTATAGCCCTTTTAGTCATAGAGTTGAGTGGGCTCTAAAGATCAAGGGTGTTGAATATGAATACATAGAAGATGATCTACATAATAAGAGTTCTCTACTTCTTGAATCCAATCCAATTCACAAAAAAGTTCCAGTACTAATTCACAATGGCAAGCCACTTTGTGAGTCAATGGTAATTGTTGAATACATTGATGAGACATTTGAAGGCCCTTCCATCTTACCTAAAGATCCTTATGATCGTGCTATAGCTCGTTTCTGGGCTAAGTTTCTTGATGATAAG ATGCCACCAGTAGGGAAAAGTTTCTTTTTGAAAGGAGAGGAACAAGAGAGAGCTAAAGAGGAAGCTTATGAGATATTGAAAATTCTTGATGATGAGTTAAAGGACAAGAAGTTATTTGTTGGTGACAAATTTGGATTTGCTGATATTGCTGCTAATTTTATGGGAATTTGGGTTGGAGTTTTTGAAGAAGCCTCAGGACTTGTTTTGGTCACAAGtgaaaaatttccaaatttatGTGCTTGGAGAGACGAATACATCAATTGTAACGAAAACAAGAAATATTTACCTCCAAGAAATGAATTACTTGCCCATTTCCAAGCTCGCTTTCAAGCTGCTCCGAAATAA
- the LOC107031328 gene encoding probable glutathione S-transferase: protein MVDVKLIGLWYSPFSKRVEWALKIKGVEYEYIEDDLHNKSLLLLQSNPIHKAVPVLIHNGKPLCESSVILEYIDETFEGPSILPKEPYDRSLARFWAKFFEDKGLAIRKSIFFKGEEQEKAKEEVYDMLKVLDNELKDKKFFVSEKFGFVDIVANAAALWLGVLEEASGVVLVTREKYPNFCDWRDEYCTQNKKYLPPRDELLAHYQVYIQRVTTSK from the exons ATGGTTGATGTTAAGTTGATTGGTTTATGGTATAGTCCTTTTAGTAAAAGAGTTGAATGGGCTCTAAAGATTAAGGGTGTGGAATATGAATATATAGAAGATGATCTACATAATAAGAGCCTTTTACTTCTTCAATCTAATCCGATTCACAAGGCAGTTCCTGTGCTCATTCACAATGGTAAGCCCCTTTGTGAATCAAGTGTCATTCTCGAATACATCGACGAGACATTTGAAGGCCCTTCCATCTTGCCTAAAGAACCTTATGATCGATCTTTAGCTCGTTTCTGGGCTAAATTCTTCGAAGATAAG GGGCTAGCAATAAGGAAAAGTATATTTTTCAAAGGAGAGGAGCAAGAGAAAGCTAAAGAGGAAGTTTATGATATGTTGAAAGTTCTTGATAATGAGCTAAAGGACAAGAAGTTTTTTGTTAGTGAAAAATTTGgatttgttgatattgttgCAAATGCTGCAGCCCTTTGGCTAGGAGTTCTTGAAGAAGCATCTGGAGTTGTTTTGGTGACGAGAGAAAAATATCCGAATTTTTGTGATTGGAGAGATGAATATTGCACGCAAAACAAGAAATATTTACCTCCTAGAGATGAATTGCTTGCCCATTATCAAGTTTACATTCAACGTGTTACTACTTCAAAATGA
- the LOC107031327 gene encoding probable glutathione S-transferase encodes MAEVKLLGLSYSPFSHRVEWALKIKGVKYEFIEEDLQNKSSLLLQSNPIHKKIPVLIHNGKPICESMVILEYIDEAFEGPSILHKDPYDRALARFWAKYVDDKGSAVWKSFFFKGEEQEKAKEEAYEMLKILDNEFKDKKYFVGDKFGFADIAANGAALYLGILEEVSGIVLASSEKFPNFCAWRDEYCIQNKEYFPSRDELLIRYRAYIQPVDASK; translated from the exons ATGGCAGAAGTGAAGTTGCTTGGTCTAAGTTATAGCCCTTTTAGTCATAGAGTTGAATGGGCTCTAAAGATTAAGGGAgtcaaatatgaatttatagaaGAAGATTTACAAAATAAGAGTTCTTTACTTCTTCAATCAAATCCAATTCACAAGAAAATTCCAGTGCTAATTCACAATGGCAAGCCCATTTGTGAGTCTATGGTCATTCTTGAATACATTGATGAGGCATTTGAAGGCCCTTCCATTTTGCATAAAGATCCTTATGATCGAGCTTTAGCGCGTTTTTGGGCTAAATATGTCGATGATAAG GGGTCAGCAGTGTGGAAAAGTTTCTTCTTCAAAGGAGAGGAACAAGAGAAAGCTAAAGAGGAAGCTTATGAGATGTTGAAAATTCTTGATAATGAGTTTAAGGACAAGAAGTACTTTGTTGGTGACAAATTTGGATTTGCTGATATTGCTGCAAATGGTGCAGCACTTTATTTGGGAATTCTTGAAGAAGTATCTGGAATCGTTTTAGCGTCAAGtgaaaaatttccaaatttttgtGCTTGGAGAGATGAATATTGCATCCAAAATAAGGAATATTTTCCTTCAAGAGATGAATTGCTTATCCGTTATCGAGCCTACATTCAGCCTGTTGATGCTTCAAAATGA